In one Triplophysa rosa linkage group LG13, Trosa_1v2, whole genome shotgun sequence genomic region, the following are encoded:
- the LOC130563996 gene encoding uncharacterized protein LOC130563996: MSMILRVIVHDGDIQKVVIPEKPSDLVALKHVLQEKLQVSYSFNVQYEDPDFSNALCNVSDINDLPERATLKIIPLSTSPSSSQADTIILSGSDTSEKLSAERQSEWPEDFEIPKFSVNVEYRLRQGNLAIMKDATYLNVGRDIKHDILETLARAMYNFKAYPRDEDFAQVAAALVKAHPCLSEPGSSTGSAGWKNSLKFKMANYRTKLRKSGCSDVAVEGKRGATMDGVLKKGIKKPRRFELNFLPNFPNGENEESQERTRVELQEEMKKRTRNMSLIGQKMDSTFALRRKEIIHSEPPVCEILEKWPALFTENQIFAEFSRISGKNLRSEFYAALDTHSARLIEIFRKKGGNQGKTLHDILRQSSDVTCVRTAVLRGLPVLLGDDSEEFFRMCFDSDVDADFSGVDVGLLTVLPEDTPAQTPNALNVDSSRAIILEGRIVVDDVPNLPHAVCLLFALIYALNLDYPKTMRNSFDFIQRVFLLLGGKNLKPKLQTLKNQLLAKP, translated from the exons ATGTCAATGATACTTCGTGTTATTGTGCATGATGGTGACATCCAAAAAGTAGTAATTCCAGAAAAACCATCTGATCTCGTTGCCTTGAAACATGTGCTGCAAGAGAAGCTGCAGGTATCATATTCTTTCAATGTTCAATATGAAGACCCTGATTTTAGTAATGCATTATGCAATGTCAGTGACATCAATGATTTGCCAGAGAGGGCAACCCTGAAAATTATTCCTCTATCCACATCTCCATCTTCAAGTCAAGCAGACACAATAATTCTCTCAGGTTCTGATACATCGGAGAAGTTGTCTGCAGAAAGACAGAGTGAGTGGCCCGAGGATTTTGAAATCCCCAAATTTTCTGTAAACGTTGAATACCGTCTCCGTCAGGGAAACCTCGCTATTATGAAAGATGCAACTTATCTTAATGTTGGAAGAGACATTAAACATGATATACTGGAAACACTTGCAAGGGCTATGTACAACTTTAAGGCATATCCAAGAGATGAAGATTTTGCCCAAGTTGCAGCAGCGCTCGTCAAAGCACACCCATGTTTGAGTGAACCAGGCTCCTCAACAGGCTCAGCTGGTTGGAAAAACAGCCTGAAATTTAAGATGGCCAACTACCGAACTAAACTGCGTAAATCTGGCTGTAGTGATGTTGCTGTTGAGGGAAAGAGAGGTGCAACAATGGACGGCGTGCTAAAGAAAGGCATTAAAAAACCTAGACGGTTTGAATTAAATTTCTTGCCAAACTTTCCCAATGGGGAGAATGAAGAAAGTCAAGAACGCACAAGAGTAGAACTTCAAGAGGAAATGAAAAAGAGGACACGGAACATGAGCCTGATTGGCCAGAAGATGGACAGCACTTTTGCCCTGAGGAGAAAGGAAATCATTCATTCAGAACCTCCTGTTTGTGAAATTTTGGAGAAGTGGCCAGCACTTTTTACTGAAAATCAG ATCTTTGCAGAATTCAGTCGCATATCTGGGAAAAATTTGAGATCCGAGTTCTACGCAGCATTGGACACACACTCTGCACGTTTGATTGAAATTTTCCGAAAGAAAGGAGGAAATCAGGGGAAAACGCTTCATGACATTTTGCGTCAG TCATCTGATGTAACGTGTGTGCGTACCGCAGTACTTCGCGGTCTTCCAGTCCTCCTGGGGGATGACTCTGAGGAATTTTTCAGGATGTGCTTT gATTCAGATGTAGATGCTGACTTCAGTGGAGTTGATGTTGGCCTGCTCACAGTTTTACCTGAAGATACGCCTGCCCAAACTCCAAATGCTCTCAATGTTGACTCATCAAGGGCAATCATTCTGGAGGGAAGAATCGTCGTGGATGATGTCCCAAACTTGCCACATGCTGTATGTCTCCTCTTTGCTTTAATCTATGCTCTTAATTTGGACTACCCAAAGACAATGAGGAACTCATTTGATTTTATTCAGAGGGTATTTCTGTTGTTGGGAGGTAAGAATCTTAAACCCAAACTCCAAACCCTTAAAAACCAGCTTTTAGCTAAACCTTAG